The following coding sequences are from one Acidimicrobiales bacterium window:
- a CDS encoding pilus assembly protein TadG-related protein: protein MTRPNRAERGQITGFVAITIVGLLMAAGLAFDGGRILAGRRDANDIARAAARAGAQTRNPRTNTLEPTAAAAQANTYLTQHGYTGTVAVQRDTITVTVRRRVDMAILPIAARTVTGRATATAVEQSQAGP from the coding sequence ATGACCCGGCCGAATCGCGCCGAGCGGGGCCAAATCACCGGGTTCGTCGCTATCACGATCGTCGGGCTCCTCATGGCCGCCGGCCTCGCGTTCGACGGCGGCCGCATCCTCGCTGGACGCCGCGACGCCAACGACATCGCCCGCGCCGCGGCCCGCGCCGGAGCACAAACCCGCAACCCCCGCACCAACACCCTCGAACCCACCGCGGCTGCAGCCCAAGCCAACACCTACCTCACCCAACACGGCTACACCGGCACCGTCGCCGTGCAGCGGGACACCATCACCGTGACCGTGCGGCGCCGCGTCGACATGGCCATCTTGCCGATCGCAGCCCGAACTGTCACCGGCCGAGCAACCGCGACCGCGGTCGAACAATCCCAGGCCGGACCATGA
- a CDS encoding type II secretion system F family protein: MALLGRSRGRHASDKLASAAAAFAAVALLAGLAFVGGATPPPTLIVAVAVGAGAAGYLVPDVLVRRDARRRRDEFRHALAAYLDLVAAAMAGGAHANQALHSVAELSDTDTFLALRRCLEAARRANTSPWAALAAFGTERALTDLEELTASLALVEHDGALVRESLGAKARSMRDRELADAQTQAETASERMSIPTVLLMAGFVALVGYPALSRVLTL, from the coding sequence TTGGCGTTGCTGGGCCGCTCCCGCGGCCGCCACGCCAGCGACAAGCTCGCCTCCGCCGCCGCGGCGTTCGCCGCCGTCGCGCTCCTCGCGGGCCTCGCCTTCGTGGGCGGCGCGACGCCGCCCCCAACCTTGATCGTCGCGGTAGCGGTCGGCGCGGGGGCAGCTGGCTACCTAGTCCCGGATGTGCTGGTTCGTCGCGACGCCCGTCGGCGCCGTGACGAGTTCCGTCACGCGCTCGCCGCCTACCTCGACCTCGTCGCCGCCGCCATGGCCGGCGGCGCGCACGCCAACCAGGCCCTGCACAGCGTCGCCGAGCTCAGCGACACCGATACCTTCCTCGCCTTGCGGCGCTGCTTGGAAGCGGCCCGGCGAGCGAACACGTCGCCGTGGGCGGCGCTTGCCGCGTTCGGCACCGAACGCGCCCTCACCGACCTCGAAGAACTCACCGCATCGCTCGCGCTGGTCGAACACGACGGCGCCCTGGTCCGCGAATCCCTTGGGGCGAAGGCCCGTTCGATGCGCGACCGCGAACTCGCCGATGCCCAAACCCAAGCCGAAACCGCGTCGGAACGCATGTCCATCCCCACCGTCTTGCTGATGGCCGGGTTCGTCGCGCTTGTCGGCTATCCGGCTCTCAGCCGAGTCCTCACCCTCTAA
- a CDS encoding LysM peptidoglycan-binding domain-containing protein: MTVALPFFLVLAVGWPLPHAVPSATTVMRAVHSGDVDQRVWLQVMAAVLWVAWAAFTTSVLLETIATLRGRATRPVSGLGWAQGIAAELVTGIVVVATLTATRTPPVQALPPTSRAVRTATPTASSQFVEGDRRPPALVRSPGPAKQWNVARLDTLWGIAHAALGDGRRAAEIVAANRYRTQPDGQHLTSITQPLRPGWTLDLPADATITTQTPPSSDVPGASTWTVQPADNFWTIAQRTLATHLGRAPTKPEIDSYWRQLIDANTSRLVHPGDPSLIYPGQPLTLPFLADQPAATPQATTPNGQSAATPRPPASGDGAPAPTPLPQTKGGPRTAPRPPAPTGPAEPGPAMPVTPAAPPNTQRPATSDPTPPTATAPTPPSATPPHSGSPIPRPKPPPTRSQDGASRNAGDTPARAQSPTREAPTTNVSNNGAATAPLPPPDPPRPDPAPATEPPPETTPADARRHDTPERPLRLPAELLGAGLATAGVVRALRGARRAQQRRRQTGHLIAMPDPAGRAAESALRAGTDLQQDDLVAAALAALSNAEPVIEAPALLRVTPTEITATFGVAPTFPPPPPWQACGEGWAVDTDAALAGASAGGVCPLMAPAILGTNDDTQLAVDLLAAPVVTIDGDPHAAAGLATAIAWNTATTCWAGPIDVVTCGLGPSAPNTPGAQSATTDEALDLAMQRAEQAAADLATTGQRTPNAAQHSGTGGFWTPLVVITTEHLSHANVEQVRHLAKRQNSCVAVVAVTPPIDDGWSVVIDDAQHACLNPFGLTFNPTCFGPPTGAALHGLIDTATNTPSTPATPVIYAAVAAPLDEPRWLYQARVLGDVDVIARHGQPVRFPRARAEELVVYLATNNHHVTLRDLDGDLWPDADTLKNRNNALSEARRTLGNHTDGTPILRPVAGNRVELSGAVDTDWAHFQRLATWGTRHDDDAGIDALSRALELVRDVPFATSRGRLNWVAVHEQQMISAIADTAETLAGRLLDRGRPAEAEHAARAGLLAAHGDERLYRVLIRAADQAGQPAKVRAAIDQLHHVIEAEVEPYGMLSQESRELIARIRRSPASVVAVDTPAALGAREEGIGSRPFR, encoded by the coding sequence GTGACCGTCGCCCTCCCGTTCTTCCTCGTCCTGGCAGTCGGCTGGCCGCTCCCGCACGCCGTGCCTTCCGCGACCACCGTCATGCGGGCCGTTCACAGTGGCGATGTCGACCAGCGGGTCTGGCTTCAAGTCATGGCAGCGGTCCTGTGGGTCGCGTGGGCCGCGTTCACCACATCGGTGCTGCTCGAGACGATCGCAACCCTGCGAGGCCGCGCCACACGGCCGGTCTCGGGTCTCGGCTGGGCGCAAGGCATCGCGGCCGAACTCGTCACCGGAATCGTCGTGGTCGCCACCCTCACGGCGACACGCACCCCGCCCGTCCAAGCCCTCCCACCAACATCGCGGGCGGTCCGGACCGCCACGCCAACCGCCTCCAGCCAGTTCGTTGAAGGCGATCGCCGTCCTCCGGCGCTGGTCAGATCACCAGGGCCGGCGAAGCAGTGGAACGTCGCCCGGCTAGACACCCTCTGGGGCATCGCGCACGCAGCCCTGGGCGACGGCCGACGCGCCGCCGAAATCGTCGCCGCCAACCGGTACCGCACCCAACCCGACGGTCAACACCTCACCTCGATCACCCAACCCCTGCGCCCCGGCTGGACCCTCGACCTTCCCGCCGACGCCACCATCACCACTCAAACCCCGCCATCCAGCGACGTGCCCGGCGCAAGCACGTGGACCGTCCAGCCGGCCGACAACTTCTGGACCATCGCGCAACGCACCCTCGCCACACACCTTGGCCGAGCACCCACCAAACCCGAAATCGACAGCTACTGGCGCCAACTCATCGACGCCAACACGAGCCGCCTCGTGCACCCCGGCGACCCGAGCCTCATCTATCCCGGCCAACCCCTCACCCTCCCGTTCCTCGCCGACCAGCCCGCGGCGACCCCGCAGGCAACAACCCCGAACGGCCAGTCCGCCGCCACGCCCCGGCCGCCGGCATCCGGCGACGGGGCACCCGCCCCGACTCCGCTGCCGCAAACCAAAGGTGGTCCCCGCACCGCCCCGCGACCGCCCGCCCCAACCGGCCCCGCCGAGCCCGGGCCCGCGATGCCCGTGACCCCGGCCGCGCCGCCAAACACCCAGCGTCCGGCGACGAGCGACCCGACGCCCCCCACCGCCACGGCGCCGACCCCTCCCAGCGCGACCCCACCGCACAGCGGCTCACCCATCCCGAGGCCCAAACCCCCACCCACGCGCTCCCAAGACGGCGCGAGCCGAAATGCCGGCGACACCCCCGCGCGAGCCCAGTCGCCGACACGCGAGGCCCCGACAACAAACGTGTCGAACAACGGCGCGGCCACCGCGCCACTGCCGCCGCCCGACCCGCCGCGTCCCGACCCAGCTCCGGCGACGGAGCCACCCCCTGAGACCACCCCAGCTGATGCGCGCCGGCACGACACCCCCGAACGCCCGTTGCGGCTGCCCGCCGAGCTGCTGGGCGCCGGCCTCGCCACCGCCGGCGTCGTGCGAGCGCTGCGCGGCGCGCGGCGCGCCCAGCAACGCCGCCGACAAACCGGCCACCTCATCGCAATGCCGGACCCCGCTGGCCGGGCCGCCGAGTCAGCGCTACGCGCCGGCACCGACCTCCAACAGGACGACCTGGTTGCCGCCGCGCTCGCAGCACTCAGCAACGCCGAACCAGTCATCGAAGCCCCCGCACTCCTCCGCGTCACCCCGACCGAGATCACCGCGACGTTCGGCGTTGCCCCGACCTTTCCGCCGCCGCCACCGTGGCAGGCGTGCGGTGAGGGCTGGGCCGTGGACACCGACGCGGCACTCGCCGGCGCCTCGGCCGGTGGCGTCTGCCCGTTGATGGCGCCCGCAATCCTCGGGACCAACGACGACACGCAACTCGCCGTCGACCTCCTCGCTGCGCCCGTCGTCACCATCGACGGTGACCCACACGCCGCGGCAGGTCTCGCAACCGCGATCGCGTGGAACACCGCCACCACCTGTTGGGCCGGCCCCATCGACGTGGTCACCTGCGGCCTCGGACCCTCCGCACCCAACACACCCGGCGCCCAAAGCGCCACCACCGACGAAGCCCTCGACCTGGCGATGCAACGAGCCGAGCAAGCAGCCGCGGATCTCGCCACCACCGGCCAGCGAACCCCGAACGCCGCCCAACACAGCGGCACCGGCGGCTTCTGGACCCCCCTCGTGGTCATCACCACCGAACATCTCAGCCACGCCAACGTCGAACAGGTACGACACCTCGCGAAACGTCAGAACAGCTGCGTAGCGGTCGTCGCCGTCACCCCACCGATCGACGACGGTTGGAGCGTCGTCATCGATGACGCCCAACACGCTTGCCTCAACCCGTTCGGGCTGACCTTCAACCCGACCTGCTTCGGGCCCCCGACAGGCGCCGCCCTACACGGCCTCATCGACACGGCCACCAACACTCCGTCCACGCCCGCGACCCCAGTGATCTACGCGGCCGTGGCAGCACCTCTAGACGAGCCGCGCTGGCTCTACCAAGCCCGGGTGCTCGGCGATGTCGATGTCATCGCCCGCCACGGCCAACCCGTCCGATTCCCACGGGCCCGTGCCGAAGAACTCGTCGTCTATCTCGCGACCAACAACCACCACGTAACCCTGCGCGACCTCGACGGTGACCTGTGGCCCGACGCCGACACCCTCAAGAACCGCAACAACGCCCTCAGCGAAGCACGACGCACGCTCGGCAACCACACCGACGGAACACCCATCCTGCGGCCCGTCGCCGGCAACCGAGTTGAGCTCTCCGGCGCCGTTGACACTGACTGGGCCCACTTCCAACGACTTGCCACCTGGGGCACCCGTCACGACGACGACGCCGGCATCGACGCCCTCAGCCGGGCACTCGAACTCGTTCGCGACGTCCCATTCGCCACCAGTCGCGGACGCCTCAACTGGGTTGCCGTGCACGAACAACAAATGATCTCGGCTATCGCCGACACCGCCGAGACACTTGCTGGCCGGCTGCTCGACCGAGGCCGTCCTGCCGAGGCCGAGCACGCCGCGCGCGCCGGATTACTCGCGGCACACGGCGACGAACGCCTCTATCGGGTCCTGATCAGGGCAGCCGACCAGGCGGGCCAGCCCGCCAAGGTCCGCGCCGCGATCGATCAGCTCCATCACGTGATCGAGGCCGAGGTCGAACCGTATGGCATGCTCAGCCAGGAATCCCGCGAGCTGATAGCCAGGATCCGACGGAGCCCTGCGAGCGTCGTGGCCGTTGACACCCCTGCC
- a CDS encoding TadE/TadG family type IV pilus assembly protein — translation MLTTTIVAAVLMVAVALLVQFALVFHARQVATAAAQDGLRAGQQHGATPNAAATAARRLAAGDTTLDADPPEVTVTGRQMQVVVTGTAPSLVPGIHKSRVRGVAAGPIEAFRAPSQR, via the coding sequence GTGCTAACCACCACCATCGTCGCCGCGGTGCTGATGGTCGCGGTCGCGCTGCTCGTGCAGTTCGCGCTGGTGTTCCACGCCCGCCAAGTCGCCACCGCCGCCGCCCAAGACGGCCTACGCGCCGGCCAACAACACGGCGCCACCCCCAACGCCGCCGCAACCGCGGCCCGCCGGCTCGCCGCCGGCGACACCACCCTCGACGCCGACCCGCCCGAGGTCACCGTCACCGGTCGGCAAATGCAGGTGGTGGTCACCGGCACCGCGCCGTCGCTCGTGCCCGGCATCCACAAATCCCGCGTGCGGGGCGTCGCCGCCGGCCCCATCGAAGCCTTCCGGGCACCGAGCCAACGATGA
- a CDS encoding bifunctional DNA primase/polymerase, protein MNATPAPLLRAAIEYAEQGWRVLPLRPRGKVPATRHGVHDATTNTDQIRAWWAQRPDANIGLASGYGFDVLDIDGPAGIDSLIHLAKGRPLPEGPAVTTGRGQHRYFAPTGTGNRVAIRPGLDWRGRGGYVVAPPSIHPTGATYTWTTPTGPAQALPEVPRWVPRNVPHPRSTRQNGSRPVPCSTTPYGRTALTSETTHIAHTRPGTRNDTLVRAAFRIGQLIAAGHVDPTTATLELRAAATASGLGEREANATIASGLRGGYQHPRTRALQRH, encoded by the coding sequence ATGAACGCGACACCCGCGCCACTGCTGCGCGCCGCCATCGAGTACGCGGAACAAGGATGGCGAGTGTTGCCGTTGCGGCCCCGGGGCAAGGTGCCCGCCACCCGCCACGGTGTGCATGACGCCACCACCAACACCGACCAGATCCGCGCATGGTGGGCACAACGGCCCGACGCCAACATCGGCCTCGCGAGCGGTTACGGCTTCGACGTGTTGGACATCGACGGACCCGCCGGGATCGACTCCCTCATCCACCTCGCGAAGGGTCGCCCCCTACCGGAGGGACCGGCCGTCACCACCGGGCGAGGTCAGCACCGCTACTTCGCCCCAACCGGCACCGGGAACCGTGTCGCGATCCGGCCCGGGCTCGACTGGCGCGGCCGCGGCGGCTACGTCGTCGCCCCACCATCGATCCACCCCACCGGCGCCACCTACACCTGGACAACACCCACAGGACCCGCGCAGGCCCTGCCGGAGGTTCCCCGCTGGGTTCCCCGCAACGTTCCCCACCCCAGGTCAACACGCCAAAACGGCTCACGACCAGTGCCCTGCTCGACGACGCCATACGGCCGAACCGCGCTCACCAGCGAAACCACCCACATCGCACACACCCGGCCTGGGACACGGAACGACACCTTGGTGCGGGCCGCGTTTCGGATCGGCCAACTCATCGCCGCCGGCCACGTCGACCCCACCACCGCCACCCTCGAACTCCGAGCAGCCGCAACAGCCAGCGGGCTCGGCGAACGCGAAGCCAACGCCACCATCGCGTCCGGGCTACGCGGCGGCTACCAACACCCCCGCACCCGAGCCCTGCAGCGGCACTGA
- a CDS encoding TadE/TadG family type IV pilus assembly protein, which translates to MKHSDRGDATVEMVLLTPLLILVLTFVVLAGRISSTDADVASAAADAARAASQRQTPAAGAADARTAAVSTLADKHVSCHGGPAVTVDTARFGHGGDVTVTLACTVSLADLAVAGIPGSRTVRASASVPIDTRRSGP; encoded by the coding sequence ATGAAACACAGCGACCGCGGTGACGCCACCGTCGAAATGGTGCTGCTCACCCCGCTGCTGATCCTGGTGTTGACGTTCGTCGTGCTCGCCGGACGAATCTCCAGCACCGACGCCGACGTCGCGTCTGCCGCGGCAGACGCGGCCCGCGCCGCGTCCCAACGCCAAACCCCCGCCGCCGGTGCTGCAGATGCGCGGACTGCCGCGGTGTCGACGTTGGCGGACAAACACGTGTCATGTCACGGCGGGCCCGCCGTCACGGTCGACACCGCCCGATTCGGCCACGGCGGCGACGTCACCGTCACCCTCGCCTGCACCGTGTCACTCGCCGACCTCGCCGTCGCCGGCATCCCCGGATCGCGCACCGTCCGCGCCTCGGCGTCCGTTCCGATCGACACCCGGCGCAGCGGGCCATGA
- a CDS encoding ATPase, T2SS/T4P/T4SS family, protein MTTQRDAAGSVVGEVRSAVLAALEDRDRVGDGLRGDLEQAFANDVIASTLGDIAQRRVTAGDMGLSVEDEDWVRGEVLASLYGLGPLERLLADEHIENVVMNGFDDVLVYLADGQVEQVAPLFGSNDELVGFLARTAAHAGRTERRFDRGEPFLDVRLPDGSRLHAAREVCEPPVTVTIRKHRFLKVSLADLVGMGTIDTALHDVLAAAVDARLNVLVCGGTDAGKTTFVRALAEHVDPRERIVVIEDDAELDLSRHRTNVVGYEARRPNTEGAGSVAMAELVRQARRARPDRIVVGEVRGGEAFEMLDSMSLGNDGSMCTLHANSTAAAFSKTIEFVQRANPNFSDTLAARMIANALDLVVHIHKPDRLATARVVSSVREITGCEGPRVDSNEVFVTGPDGRAQPGYPFTQPTMDRLIDAGLDPDVLARAEGWWDQ, encoded by the coding sequence GTGACGACGCAACGCGACGCCGCGGGGTCGGTGGTGGGGGAGGTTCGGTCCGCGGTACTGGCGGCGTTGGAGGACCGCGACCGTGTGGGCGACGGCTTGCGCGGCGACCTGGAGCAGGCGTTCGCCAACGATGTGATCGCGAGCACTTTGGGGGACATCGCGCAACGCCGTGTCACCGCAGGCGATATGGGGTTGTCGGTGGAGGATGAGGATTGGGTGCGCGGCGAGGTGTTGGCGTCGCTGTATGGGCTGGGGCCGCTGGAGCGCCTGTTGGCTGATGAGCACATCGAGAACGTCGTCATGAACGGCTTCGACGACGTCCTCGTCTACCTGGCCGACGGCCAAGTCGAGCAGGTCGCACCCTTGTTTGGTTCCAACGACGAACTCGTCGGGTTCCTGGCCCGCACCGCCGCGCACGCGGGCCGCACCGAACGGCGTTTCGACCGCGGCGAACCGTTCCTTGATGTGCGGCTCCCTGACGGTTCGCGGCTGCACGCGGCCCGCGAGGTGTGTGAGCCGCCGGTCACGGTGACGATCCGCAAGCACCGTTTCTTGAAGGTGTCGCTCGCGGACCTGGTCGGCATGGGAACGATCGATACCGCGTTGCATGACGTCCTCGCCGCGGCGGTGGATGCCCGGTTGAACGTGTTGGTGTGCGGCGGCACCGACGCCGGCAAAACCACCTTCGTGCGCGCCCTCGCGGAGCATGTCGATCCGCGGGAGCGGATCGTGGTGATCGAAGACGACGCCGAACTGGACCTGTCGCGGCACCGGACCAACGTCGTTGGTTACGAGGCCCGCCGCCCAAACACCGAAGGCGCCGGCAGCGTCGCGATGGCCGAGCTGGTACGCCAGGCCCGCCGGGCCCGCCCGGACCGGATCGTGGTCGGCGAGGTACGGGGCGGCGAGGCGTTCGAGATGCTCGATTCGATGTCGTTGGGCAACGACGGCTCGATGTGCACGTTGCACGCGAACTCGACCGCCGCGGCGTTCTCCAAAACCATCGAGTTCGTGCAGCGCGCCAACCCGAACTTCTCTGACACCCTCGCCGCCCGCATGATCGCCAACGCCCTCGACCTGGTCGTCCACATCCACAAACCCGACCGGCTCGCCACCGCAAGGGTGGTGTCGTCGGTGCGGGAGATCACCGGCTGCGAAGGACCCCGCGTCGACTCCAACGAGGTGTTCGTCACCGGACCGGACGGCCGGGCCCAGCCCGGCTACCCGTTCACCCAACCAACTATGGACCGTCTCATCGACGCCGGCCTGGACCCCGACGTGCTGGCTCGGGCAGAGGGCTGGTGGGACCAATGA